One window of Mesorhizobium sp. WSM4904 genomic DNA carries:
- a CDS encoding Lrp/AsnC family transcriptional regulator: MKSKPDPVQLDSWDLRILSEIQADGRISKSELAKRVHLSASACSERLRALKAAGIIEGFYARLSPALIGGMIFVMVEVVLDRHRLEDQRHFETAIQDIPEILDCWAIGGRVDYLMRVASRSMAAYQDFMEGLLQAGLGIDQYYSLVVTKPVKSNSPIPLSALRQR, from the coding sequence ATGAAGTCGAAACCCGATCCCGTGCAACTCGACAGTTGGGACCTGCGGATCCTCTCCGAAATTCAGGCAGACGGTCGGATTTCAAAAAGTGAGCTTGCAAAACGAGTTCATCTTTCGGCGTCCGCCTGTTCGGAGCGGCTCCGAGCACTCAAGGCCGCGGGGATTATTGAGGGATTTTATGCGCGGCTGAGTCCTGCCCTCATCGGCGGCATGATCTTTGTGATGGTGGAGGTCGTGCTGGATCGTCATCGTCTTGAGGACCAACGACACTTCGAAACTGCTATCCAAGACATTCCGGAAATCCTGGACTGCTGGGCAATTGGGGGGCGCGTGGATTATCTGATGCGGGTCGCATCTCGTTCTATGGCCGCCTATCAGGATTTCATGGAGGGACTGCTGCAGGCAGGCTTGGGGATTGATCAATACTATAGCCTTGTCGTCACGAAACCAGTGAAGTCCAATTCACCGATACCTTTGTCCGCCCTGAGGCAACGGTAA
- a CDS encoding DUF4231 domain-containing protein → MKYPGLYNSADVASNEQQATFLRLIRAEYVLLFLASVLSLDLSPSKAYFGVYAAVFLCSMGVLIFRSVTKPEQVWYQARALAESVKTLTWRFAMRAQPFDDARAADARADFRKLMEGILDSNRHLGSALSGTDSASPQTTDQMMSIRDSPLKERKDLYLQRRICDQRKWYEKKARSNKRSAKVWMGLGIFAYALGFSFIVVRIADPAMPGWPTEPLIVIAASLIGWTQIKKFNELASAYTLTAHEIGLTADLITDANSDEAFSAAVNEAELAFSREHTQWVARQNN, encoded by the coding sequence ATGAAATATCCTGGACTCTATAATAGCGCCGACGTGGCATCCAACGAGCAGCAGGCGACGTTTCTGCGCCTGATCCGGGCAGAGTACGTTCTTCTTTTTTTAGCGTCGGTGCTCTCTTTGGACTTGTCGCCATCAAAAGCCTATTTCGGTGTCTATGCTGCGGTATTTCTTTGCTCAATGGGAGTCCTCATTTTCCGGTCGGTCACAAAGCCCGAGCAGGTCTGGTATCAGGCTCGAGCTCTGGCAGAGTCGGTGAAGACATTGACTTGGCGCTTCGCGATGCGAGCACAGCCGTTCGATGACGCGCGCGCCGCTGACGCCAGAGCTGATTTTCGAAAGCTCATGGAAGGTATCCTTGATAGCAATCGTCACCTTGGTAGCGCGTTGAGCGGCACCGATTCAGCATCCCCCCAAACAACCGACCAGATGATGTCGATAAGGGACTCCCCGCTAAAAGAAAGAAAAGACCTATATCTGCAGAGACGAATCTGCGACCAACGGAAGTGGTACGAGAAGAAGGCGCGCTCGAACAAGAGGTCCGCGAAAGTCTGGATGGGCCTTGGTATTTTTGCATACGCTCTGGGATTCTCGTTCATCGTAGTACGCATCGCTGACCCCGCGATGCCAGGCTGGCCGACCGAGCCGCTAATTGTCATCGCCGCCTCCCTTATTGGGTGGACCCAGATCAAGAAATTTAACGAATTGGCATCGGCTTACACGTTGACAGCTCACGAGATCGGCTTGACTGCCGACCTTATTACGGACGCCAACTCGGATGAGGCATTCTCCGCCGCGGTGAACGAAGCCGAACTGGCTTTCTCACGGGAGCACACCCAGTGGGTTGCTCGTCAAAACAACTAA
- a CDS encoding TIR domain-containing protein — translation MAYSDPTYVIFDGDEDAWAYRFMKGWNASENVSFEFANAHDLDNMTSRAQDEDYVKRNLRNRMNGSSQVLVLIGEKTKNLFRFVRWEMELALDLGLPIIAANLNGSRQQDVSCPPIIRDKCVVHVPFKMKAIKHALANWPSEFHRLSNAQRGDGARSYGESTYRDLGL, via the coding sequence ATGGCATACAGCGATCCGACCTATGTAATATTTGACGGCGATGAAGACGCTTGGGCATACCGCTTTATGAAAGGGTGGAACGCCAGCGAGAATGTGAGTTTTGAATTCGCGAACGCTCACGATCTGGACAATATGACGAGCCGAGCACAGGACGAAGATTATGTTAAACGCAATCTTCGCAACAGAATGAATGGATCGAGCCAGGTACTTGTCCTGATCGGTGAGAAGACGAAAAACCTTTTTCGCTTCGTGCGCTGGGAAATGGAATTGGCTCTTGATCTAGGTCTGCCGATAATCGCAGCAAACCTTAACGGCTCGCGGCAACAAGATGTGAGCTGTCCGCCTATCATCAGGGACAAATGTGTTGTGCACGTGCCGTTCAAGATGAAGGCCATCAAGCACGCGCTAGCCAATTGGCCGAGCGAATTTCATCGGCTTTCAAACGCTCAGCGTGGCGATGGCGCCAGGAGCTATGGCGAAAGCACCTATCGCGATCTCGGCTTATAA
- a CDS encoding aminotransferase, giving the protein MRLSNLGTEQLREKDRSFVFHPSTHLAKHSRGETPNRIMAGAEGVYIWDTEGRRSLDGFGGLYCVNMGYGCTEIAEAIARQAHELPFAHVYASQGTEPVALLAEAVVEYFGQNMRRVYFGLSGSDANETNIKLVWYYNNILGRPEKKKIISRNRGYHGSGLVTGSLTGLPFFHNFFDLPLDLVRHTTTPHYYRQARVEESEEAFSRRCADELEALILAEGPETVAAFIGEPVLGTGGIVPPPKGYWTSIQAVLDKYDILLIADEVVCGFARTGEKFGSHLYNMRPDFVTIAKGLSSAYLPISGSIIGDRVWSVLEQGTEKHGALGHGWTYSGHTLCAAAALANIRLLKEKNILEHVRDVGPYWQDRMKAELAGHPIVGEVRGVGILSAVEMMRDPKQRIPFEPDLQVGVRTAAALFENGVIGRAMPHGDILGYAPPLIITRKEIDIIVDATVKSVDTTYRALKAEGAV; this is encoded by the coding sequence ATGCGCTTGAGCAATCTGGGAACCGAGCAACTCCGGGAGAAGGATAGAAGCTTCGTCTTCCATCCTTCTACGCATCTGGCCAAGCACAGCCGAGGCGAAACGCCAAATAGGATTATGGCCGGTGCGGAAGGCGTCTATATCTGGGACACCGAAGGCCGAAGGAGCCTCGACGGTTTCGGAGGACTCTACTGCGTCAACATGGGATATGGATGCACGGAGATCGCCGAGGCCATTGCCAGGCAAGCACACGAATTGCCGTTCGCGCACGTCTATGCCAGCCAAGGTACGGAGCCGGTCGCCCTGTTGGCAGAGGCCGTGGTCGAGTATTTCGGTCAGAACATGCGAAGGGTCTATTTCGGCCTCTCCGGTTCCGATGCCAACGAAACCAACATCAAGCTGGTCTGGTACTATAATAACATTCTTGGCCGGCCCGAAAAGAAAAAGATCATCTCGCGAAATCGCGGCTATCACGGGTCTGGATTGGTCACGGGTAGCCTAACTGGCCTTCCCTTCTTTCACAATTTCTTCGACCTGCCTCTGGATTTGGTGCGCCATACAACCACGCCGCACTATTACCGCCAGGCGCGTGTCGAGGAGAGCGAGGAAGCGTTCTCCCGGCGCTGTGCCGATGAGCTTGAAGCCTTGATCCTGGCCGAAGGACCGGAAACGGTTGCAGCTTTTATCGGAGAGCCGGTACTTGGGACAGGAGGTATTGTGCCGCCCCCCAAAGGGTACTGGACGTCCATTCAAGCGGTGCTCGACAAATACGATATCCTTCTAATCGCGGATGAAGTGGTCTGTGGCTTCGCGCGAACCGGCGAGAAGTTCGGTTCCCACCTGTATAACATGCGTCCGGATTTCGTGACCATCGCAAAGGGTTTGAGTTCCGCCTACCTCCCCATCTCCGGGTCAATCATTGGCGACCGTGTCTGGTCGGTTTTGGAACAAGGAACTGAGAAGCACGGCGCACTCGGCCACGGCTGGACATATTCGGGGCACACGCTTTGTGCCGCAGCCGCGCTCGCCAATATTCGACTGCTTAAAGAAAAAAATATTCTGGAGCATGTCCGCGATGTTGGACCGTATTGGCAAGACCGGATGAAGGCCGAGCTGGCGGGACATCCCATCGTTGGTGAAGTTCGCGGAGTGGGTATCCTGTCGGCCGTAGAGATGATGCGGGACCCAAAACAAAGGATACCATTCGAACCCGACCTTCAGGTCGGGGTGCGCACTGCAGCTGCTCTGTTTGAGAATGGTGTCATCGGACGGGCCATGCCGCATGGCGACATCCTCGGTTATGCCCCCCCCCTGATCATTACCCGAAAAGAGATCGACATCATTGTCGACGCGACGGTAAAGTCGGTCGATACCACCTATCGCGCGCTGAAGGCCGAGGGTGCCGTATGA
- a CDS encoding LuxR family transcriptional regulator — MTRHMPLVFETFLERLSQSIDEADFRDAMAEAAGRLDLIFFAYLSLPARPSGKPRLISNYPPRWTRQYLENQYEKLDPVVLRARNGGCPFHWGSNLGGDKMSPAQQQLFDEAAQFSICCGLTIPIVDLRGRIAAVTFAADEPRPVFLRVAERYEQALQLMAACFHRCVRRKLPSDRTVDGVSLTSREYECLRWAARGNSAWVTGRILGIKPRTIAFHLDNAKKKLGVRTQNQAIALLGSEGSSIV; from the coding sequence ATGACGAGGCACATGCCACTTGTTTTCGAGACATTCCTTGAAAGACTGTCACAGAGTATCGATGAGGCAGATTTCCGGGATGCCATGGCTGAGGCGGCCGGACGACTTGACCTAATCTTCTTTGCCTACCTCTCCTTGCCAGCACGGCCTTCCGGCAAACCGAGGTTAATTTCAAACTATCCACCCCGCTGGACCAGACAGTATCTGGAAAATCAGTATGAGAAACTCGATCCTGTGGTCTTGCGTGCTCGAAATGGCGGCTGCCCGTTTCACTGGGGATCGAATTTGGGAGGCGATAAAATGTCGCCGGCTCAACAGCAGCTATTCGATGAGGCGGCTCAATTCAGCATCTGCTGCGGTTTGACGATCCCAATTGTCGATCTCCGCGGCCGCATCGCTGCGGTTACTTTTGCCGCCGATGAGCCTCGTCCAGTATTTCTTCGGGTCGCTGAGCGGTACGAACAAGCTCTTCAACTGATGGCGGCCTGCTTTCATCGTTGCGTTCGCCGCAAATTGCCGAGCGATCGAACAGTGGATGGGGTTTCGCTGACATCCCGCGAATATGAGTGCCTGAGGTGGGCAGCGCGGGGTAATTCAGCCTGGGTGACCGGCCGCATCTTGGGTATCAAGCCACGCACGATCGCTTTTCATTTGGACAATGCCAAGAAGAAGCTAGGCGTGCGAACCCAAAATCAGGCTATAGCCCTTTTGGGGTCCGAAGGGTCCTCAATTGTCTGA
- a CDS encoding IS481 family transposase: protein MNIHKNARLTPLRREEMALSVIEGAFSKAHAARVYGVSAKIVARWVERYKSEGRAGMIDRSSRPANMPQATAALIAERIMALRRQRWTGKHIAHEVGVSPATVSRVLKRAGLSRLRDIEPAEPIRRYEREHPGEMIHIDIKKLGRFERIGHRITGKRTGNASSRGSSWEFVHVCIDDASRIAFSQILPDEKKESAIAFLKAAVAYYASLGVTIARVMTDNGSCYRSKAFAKACRDLGLKHVRTRPYTPKTNGKAERFIQTALREWAYAIAYPTSDHRAAELPVWLHRYNWHRPHGSLKSKTPISRLALTEDNLLRLHN from the coding sequence ATGAACATCCATAAGAATGCCCGTCTCACACCGCTGCGTCGAGAGGAGATGGCGCTGTCGGTGATAGAAGGCGCTTTCTCCAAAGCCCATGCGGCGCGTGTCTACGGCGTGTCGGCCAAGATCGTGGCGCGCTGGGTCGAGCGCTACAAGTCCGAAGGGCGGGCCGGCATGATCGACCGTTCCTCGCGGCCCGCCAATATGCCGCAGGCCACCGCTGCGTTGATCGCCGAGCGCATCATGGCGCTGCGGCGGCAACGTTGGACCGGCAAGCACATCGCCCATGAGGTCGGCGTCTCGCCCGCCACCGTTAGCCGGGTTCTCAAGCGTGCCGGACTGTCGCGGTTGCGGGATATCGAACCGGCCGAGCCGATCCGACGCTACGAGCGCGAGCATCCTGGCGAGATGATCCATATCGATATCAAGAAGCTCGGTCGTTTCGAGCGCATCGGTCATCGCATTACCGGCAAGCGCACCGGCAATGCCAGCTCGCGCGGCAGCAGTTGGGAGTTCGTCCATGTCTGCATCGACGACGCCTCCCGCATCGCCTTCTCGCAGATCCTGCCCGACGAGAAAAAAGAAAGCGCCATCGCCTTCCTCAAGGCGGCGGTGGCCTACTACGCCAGCCTCGGCGTCACGATAGCCCGCGTCATGACCGACAACGGCTCCTGCTACAGATCAAAGGCCTTCGCCAAGGCCTGCCGCGATCTCGGCCTCAAGCACGTCAGGACAAGACCCTATACACCCAAGACCAATGGCAAGGCCGAGCGCTTCATCCAGACAGCACTGCGCGAATGGGCTTATGCCATCGCTTATCCGACTTCAGATCACCGCGCCGCAGAGTTGCCGGTCTGGCTGCACAGATACAATTGGCACCGTCCCCACGGGAGCCTAAAGTCCAAAACACCTATCAGTCGCCTCGCTCTAACCGAGGACAACCTGTTGAGGCTCCACAACTAG
- a CDS encoding DUF2285 domain-containing protein yields MNQSTGTDRTQSSTLLDEVPWSDRLTAYDRAHFTIYMRLLDASADEAPEEEMAQLILGIDPALEPERARKALRSHLDRANWMVTSGYKELFAS; encoded by the coding sequence ATGAATCAATCAACGGGAACAGATAGGACTCAAAGCTCAACACTGCTCGACGAAGTCCCTTGGTCTGACCGTCTTACCGCCTACGACAGGGCGCACTTTACCATCTATATGAGGCTCCTGGACGCCTCAGCCGATGAGGCGCCCGAAGAGGAAATGGCCCAACTGATCCTCGGCATTGATCCGGCACTTGAACCGGAGCGCGCCAGGAAGGCGCTTCGTAGTCATCTCGACCGTGCGAACTGGATGGTGACGAGCGGCTACAAGGAATTGTTCGCCAGCTGA
- a CDS encoding helix-turn-helix transcriptional regulator, with the protein MPKSLRSPRHQRFLAQLISLRNVKGLTQAQVAEKLGRPQSFVAKYEGGERRLDVIEFLDVTAALDADPCEILLSLRT; encoded by the coding sequence ATGCCCAAATCTCTTCGATCTCCCCGCCACCAGCGGTTTCTGGCCCAGTTGATCTCACTGCGCAATGTCAAAGGGCTGACGCAGGCGCAGGTGGCTGAGAAGCTTGGTCGTCCGCAATCTTTCGTGGCGAAATATGAGGGTGGCGAACGGCGTCTCGATGTCATTGAGTTTCTCGACGTAACTGCGGCCCTCGATGCTGATCCGTGTGAGATTCTGTTGAGCCTGCGCACGTAG